In Halanaerobiaceae bacterium ANBcell28, the DNA window ATATCCTTTAAGGAATCATACCTAAATAAAAGTCAGATAAAAAACCTATAAAATTCCGCTTGGATACATATACTGAGACGGGAGATAATTAAAAGTTCAATAACTACAATTGTATATTTTCTTATGCTTATACTAGTCTTTATAAGTGTAATCAATTTTGAAAATATATTAGTTTAGTATATAATTACTCCTGGCTTATGCTCAGGAGTATTCCTATTTATAGATATAAAAAGGAGCTTAAACATGAAAAGAAAAAGCATTAAAGATATACAAAGTTTAAAAGAAGAGGGCAAGAAAATATCCATGATTACAGCCTATGACTATTATTCAGCAAAATTTGTAGATCAGCTTGGTACTGACATGATTCTAGTTGGTGATTCACTGGGAATGGTAATACAGGGCAAAGATGATACTCTCAGTGTCACACTTGATGATATGCTTTATCATACTTCTATAGTCAGTAGAGTGAGTGATAAGGCTTTAATAGTAGCTGATTTGCCTTTTATGACATATCAGATCAGTGTTGAGCAGGCAATGAATAATGCAGCCAGATTGATTCAGGAAGCAGGAGCAGGTGCTGTGAAAATGGAGGGTGGCAAAAGTATTATCCCCCAGGTGAAAGCAATTGTTGAAGCAGGTATTCCTGTCATGGGGCATCTAGGCCTTACCCCTCAGTCTATTAATCAACTGGGAGATTATAAGGTGCAGGCTAAAAGTAAAGAAGCTGCCCTGAGATTAATTGAAGATGCACGCTTGTTAGAAGAAGCAGGAGTCTTTGCTCTTGTATTGGAAACAATACCTATGGAGATTGCCAGGATTGTTAGTAAAGAACTAAAGATCCCTGTTATAGGAATAGGAGCTGGCCCTTATTGTGATGGTCAGGTTCTGGTCTTCCATGATTTATTAGGATTTGATGATCAGTTTAAACCCAAGTTTCTTCGAAAATATAACAACTTAGGTCATGAAATAAAACAATCTCTGACTAGCTATCTAAATGATCTTGATAATAATACCTTTCCCGATGACAGTGAAAGCTATCATCTCAATCAGGATGTTTACCAGGAAATCAAAAAGGAGTTGTCTTTTGATGAAGATAGTTAAGAGTATTAATGAAATCCGGAATTTTGTAAAAGAAGCTAAAAGTTCTGGAAAAAGTATTGGCTTTGTTCCTACTATGGGCTTTCTCCATCAGGGACATTTAAGTCTGGTGGAAAAAGCAAAAGAAGAAAATGACTTTGTAGTTGTAAGTATCTATGTAAATCCAACTCAATTTTCTCCAGATGAAGATTTTGAGGATTATCCC includes these proteins:
- the panB gene encoding 3-methyl-2-oxobutanoate hydroxymethyltransferase, giving the protein MKRKSIKDIQSLKEEGKKISMITAYDYYSAKFVDQLGTDMILVGDSLGMVIQGKDDTLSVTLDDMLYHTSIVSRVSDKALIVADLPFMTYQISVEQAMNNAARLIQEAGAGAVKMEGGKSIIPQVKAIVEAGIPVMGHLGLTPQSINQLGDYKVQAKSKEAALRLIEDARLLEEAGVFALVLETIPMEIARIVSKELKIPVIGIGAGPYCDGQVLVFHDLLGFDDQFKPKFLRKYNNLGHEIKQSLTSYLNDLDNNTFPDDSESYHLNQDVYQEIKKELSFDEDS